In one window of Myxococcus virescens DNA:
- a CDS encoding DUSAM domain-containing protein, producing the protein MPEYEFWNQIWELNHRVADLGEPLALTDETRALLRDTAAEVAIAPEEAASALQGDVSAAALLKEIAKRIRVGSRRLSRALIEARKHEEAGDRDAARAPLLALLDVEVVPLYREQAQIQLDALDEP; encoded by the coding sequence ATGCCGGAATATGAATTTTGGAACCAAATCTGGGAGCTGAATCACCGGGTTGCCGACTTAGGGGAGCCACTCGCTCTCACGGACGAAACCCGCGCGTTGCTACGGGACACAGCAGCCGAGGTGGCCATCGCGCCCGAAGAAGCAGCCAGCGCACTGCAAGGCGACGTGAGCGCCGCTGCGTTGCTCAAGGAGATTGCGAAGCGTATCCGTGTCGGCTCGCGACGCCTGTCGCGTGCGCTCATTGAAGCAAGGAAGCACGAAGAGGCTGGCGACCGTGACGCCGCACGCGCGCCTTTGCTGGCACTGCTGGATGTCGAGGTCGTGCCGCTCTACCGCGAACAAGCCCAGATTCAGCTCGACGCACTCGACGAGCCGTAA
- a CDS encoding RNA polymerase sigma factor — translation MTASTETQRAIQAVWRIESARLIAGLARMVRDVGRAEEFAQDALVAALEKWPETGVPDNPGAWLMATAKRRAIDELRRGKLLERKHAELGHELESLQGTAAPDLDAALDDVVGDDLLRLMFVSCHPVLSKETRVALTLRLLGGLTTEEIARAFLVPIPTVAQRIVRAKRTLAEAHVPFEVPDSEELAARLSTVLEVIYLVFNEGYAATAGDDWMRPALCEDALRLGRILAGLAPKEPEVHGLVALMEIQSSRSRARVGPKGEPVLLLEQNRALWDQLLIRRGLAALERAEALGGAQGPYALQAAIAACHARARTPEATDWARIAALYDTLAQVVPSPVVELNRAVAHSMAFGPEAGLALVDALTSEPSLQGYHLLPSVRGDLLGKLGRLDEARAEFEQAAALTGNARERALLLARAAACARGSGRS, via the coding sequence GTGACGGCTTCCACCGAGACACAACGGGCCATTCAAGCAGTCTGGCGAATCGAGTCGGCTCGGCTCATCGCGGGGCTCGCGCGAATGGTGCGCGACGTGGGCCGCGCGGAGGAGTTCGCACAGGACGCGCTCGTCGCCGCGCTCGAGAAATGGCCGGAGACGGGCGTCCCGGACAACCCGGGCGCGTGGCTCATGGCCACCGCCAAGCGCCGCGCCATCGACGAACTGCGCAGGGGCAAGCTCCTCGAGCGCAAGCACGCGGAACTCGGTCACGAACTGGAGTCGCTGCAAGGCACGGCCGCGCCGGACCTGGACGCCGCGCTCGACGACGTCGTGGGCGATGACCTGTTGCGATTGATGTTCGTCTCCTGCCACCCGGTGCTCTCCAAGGAGACACGGGTGGCGCTCACGCTCCGGCTGCTCGGAGGCCTGACGACCGAGGAGATTGCCCGCGCCTTCCTCGTCCCCATCCCCACCGTGGCCCAGCGCATCGTCCGGGCCAAGCGCACGCTCGCGGAGGCACACGTCCCCTTTGAAGTCCCCGATAGCGAGGAACTGGCCGCCCGCCTGTCGACCGTTCTCGAAGTCATCTACCTCGTCTTCAATGAAGGCTACGCGGCGACGGCCGGCGATGACTGGATGCGCCCTGCGCTCTGCGAGGATGCCCTGCGCCTGGGCCGAATCCTGGCGGGGCTCGCGCCAAAGGAGCCGGAGGTCCATGGCCTCGTCGCCTTGATGGAGATTCAGTCGTCCCGCTCACGGGCGCGCGTCGGGCCGAAGGGCGAGCCCGTCCTCCTGCTGGAACAGAACCGGGCCCTCTGGGATCAACTCCTCATTCGCCGGGGCCTCGCGGCGCTCGAACGCGCCGAGGCGCTGGGAGGCGCCCAGGGTCCCTATGCGCTCCAGGCCGCCATCGCCGCCTGCCACGCCCGCGCGCGCACGCCCGAGGCCACGGACTGGGCACGCATCGCAGCGCTCTACGACACCCTGGCCCAGGTCGTCCCCTCCCCTGTCGTGGAGCTCAACCGGGCGGTCGCCCATTCCATGGCGTTCGGCCCGGAGGCGGGGCTGGCCCTCGTGGACGCGCTGACCTCGGAGCCGTCACTCCAGGGCTACCACCTGCTGCCCAGCGTCCGCGGAGACCTGCTCGGCAAGCTGGGCCGGCTCGACGAGGCCCGCGCGGAGTTCGAGCAGGCCGCCGCTCTCACGGGGAACGCGCGAGAACGCGCGCTGCTCCTCGCGCGGGCCGCCGCCTGCGCGCGCGGAAGCGGACGTTCCTGA
- the ftsY gene encoding signal recognition particle-docking protein FtsY — MKTPNALDTLTAQVPPAPSPAPTPGGGSTQPGTGTPPSDSFPAGDVVGIGAAALFVLLMVLAARKLFFRKRPEEKKPPTVPPAAEKPALPAEQPRLRVELPPSEAEAARLREAEAAHDRAEALARQRTEAAQAARTATDAAERARLEAEARTLKEREEEEKRAEYRAKKAADDEARERRKREQVEAQRLMEEERAREAAAAEEARRAEEAAARAKVEAEAGRTLAQGLDKTRNQGFMARLNGLFGQQRQVDESVLAELEEILFTADIGVRTANHLVEVAREKLKRNELKDPERIKGLIRDEVARICDLPVPRSLEGGGPPHVVMVVGVNGAGKTTTIGKLAAKLTGEGKKVVLAAGDTFRAAATEQLDVWAERAQAQLVKGAEGGDPSAVIFEAVKKAKEEGADVLIADTAGRLHTKAPLMEELKKVKRVMDKALPGAPHEVLLVLDSTNGQNAIQQAKQFHEAVGVSAIALTKLDGTAKGGVVIGICDELKLPVVWVGVGEKVADLRRFEPREFVRALFD; from the coding sequence ATGAAGACGCCCAACGCCCTCGACACCCTGACCGCTCAGGTGCCGCCCGCCCCCTCTCCCGCTCCTACCCCGGGCGGGGGTTCCACGCAGCCGGGCACCGGCACGCCCCCCTCGGACAGCTTCCCCGCGGGCGACGTCGTGGGCATTGGCGCCGCCGCCCTCTTCGTCCTGCTGATGGTGCTGGCCGCCCGGAAGCTGTTCTTCCGCAAGCGCCCCGAGGAGAAGAAGCCCCCCACCGTCCCCCCCGCGGCCGAAAAGCCCGCCCTCCCCGCCGAGCAGCCCCGGCTGCGCGTGGAGTTGCCCCCCTCCGAAGCGGAGGCCGCCCGGCTCCGCGAGGCCGAGGCCGCCCACGACCGCGCCGAGGCCCTGGCCCGCCAGCGCACCGAGGCCGCCCAGGCCGCCCGCACCGCCACGGACGCCGCCGAGCGCGCCCGGCTGGAGGCGGAGGCCCGCACCCTCAAGGAGCGCGAAGAAGAGGAGAAGCGCGCCGAGTACCGCGCCAAGAAGGCCGCGGACGACGAGGCCCGGGAGCGCCGCAAGCGCGAGCAAGTCGAAGCCCAGCGGCTGATGGAGGAGGAGCGCGCCCGCGAGGCCGCCGCCGCCGAGGAAGCCCGCCGCGCCGAGGAAGCCGCCGCGCGCGCCAAGGTGGAGGCCGAGGCCGGCCGCACCCTGGCCCAGGGCCTGGACAAGACCCGGAACCAGGGCTTCATGGCCCGGCTCAACGGCCTGTTCGGCCAGCAGCGCCAGGTGGACGAGTCCGTCCTGGCGGAGCTGGAGGAAATCCTCTTCACCGCCGACATCGGCGTGCGCACCGCCAACCACCTGGTGGAGGTGGCCCGCGAGAAGCTCAAGCGCAACGAGCTGAAGGACCCCGAGCGCATCAAGGGCCTCATCCGCGACGAGGTCGCCCGCATCTGTGACTTGCCCGTGCCGCGCTCCCTGGAAGGCGGCGGCCCGCCGCACGTCGTCATGGTGGTGGGCGTCAACGGCGCCGGGAAGACGACGACCATCGGCAAGCTGGCCGCGAAGCTCACCGGCGAGGGCAAGAAGGTGGTGCTGGCCGCGGGTGACACCTTCCGCGCCGCCGCCACCGAGCAGCTCGACGTGTGGGCCGAGCGCGCCCAGGCCCAGTTGGTGAAGGGCGCCGAGGGCGGAGACCCCAGCGCCGTCATCTTCGAGGCCGTCAAGAAGGCGAAGGAGGAAGGCGCGGACGTCCTCATCGCGGACACCGCCGGCCGGCTCCACACCAAGGCTCCGCTGATGGAGGAGCTGAAGAAGGTGAAGCGCGTCATGGACAAGGCCCTGCCCGGCGCGCCGCACGAGGTGCTGCTGGTGCTGGACTCCACCAACGGCCAGAACGCGATTCAGCAGGCCAAGCAGTTCCACGAGGCCGTGGGTGTCAGCGCCATCGCCCTGACGAAGCTGGACGGCACCGCGAAGGGCGGCGTCGTCATCGGCATCTGCGACGAGCTGAAGCTCCCCGTCGTCTGGGTGGGCGTGGGCGAGAAGGTGGCCGACCTGCGCCGCTTCGAACCGCGCGAGTTCGTCCGCGCCCTCTTCGACTGA
- a CDS encoding M1 family aminopeptidase, with translation MRTFLHGCLLWCALSGTPAWGRAPAEPLVSPEVQLCLQHLKPAERERAAKALGPLEELPLYRVQLEVDPETRGVKGRVQVEVLARKRPLTELYLRMTPNAQGRRVTLSDAKLGGRPVKLERPEPTLYRLSLESEPVPPGAAAVLDVAVEGLVPRAAAPSRGAAGGLLGGLMGGGGGRPSGGDHGAFSATADFISLVGVVPQVPPVGENGQPWDGPQGIGDLGLYEPAHVLATVTVPSGWAVHATGVPMGEIPERDGRVRYAFAAAAVRDFPLFVSRGYASTTATVNGVTVESHYAATDQAAGERVLKYATSMLAEFERRLGPLPYTHFRVVQAPLSGGAGGMEFPGLVTIATQLYRGAAGASEMLGGGMPGMEDLEAMLGMLGQSGGGGGVLGQLNGAMERTLEFTVAHEVAHQYFAGLVGSDPILEPVVDESLAQYAALLYLEWKHGKKVAESVRQETLVGQYHLYRMTGGKDGRADRPTGHFADEMEYGALVYGKAPLLHHASRKLVGDAAFLKALRAYVDTYRFKWTCKDCFTKELAKASPANASALERLRTRWWREAKGDEDLGKPRLESLLGGFEGLEGLEALQSLPGMDLEALQGMQGFEAFQEMDAQSKELLEQLIPGLMGE, from the coding sequence ATGCGGACCTTCCTCCATGGGTGCCTGCTGTGGTGTGCGCTCTCCGGGACGCCGGCGTGGGGCCGTGCGCCCGCGGAACCCCTGGTTTCTCCCGAGGTGCAGCTGTGCCTCCAGCACCTGAAGCCCGCCGAGCGTGAGCGGGCCGCGAAGGCGCTGGGGCCCCTGGAGGAGCTGCCGCTCTACCGCGTGCAGTTGGAGGTGGACCCGGAGACTCGTGGGGTGAAGGGCCGGGTGCAGGTGGAGGTGCTGGCCCGGAAGCGTCCGCTCACCGAGCTGTACCTGCGGATGACGCCCAACGCGCAGGGCCGCCGCGTGACGCTGTCGGACGCGAAGCTGGGAGGCCGACCCGTCAAGCTGGAGCGGCCGGAGCCCACGCTGTACCGCCTGTCCCTGGAGTCCGAGCCCGTGCCGCCGGGCGCCGCCGCGGTCCTGGACGTCGCGGTGGAGGGCCTGGTGCCGCGCGCCGCCGCGCCCTCGCGCGGGGCCGCAGGAGGACTCCTCGGCGGTTTGATGGGCGGTGGTGGCGGGCGTCCTTCGGGCGGCGACCACGGGGCCTTCTCCGCCACGGCGGACTTCATCAGCCTGGTGGGCGTGGTGCCCCAGGTTCCTCCGGTGGGCGAGAACGGCCAGCCCTGGGATGGGCCGCAGGGGATTGGCGACCTGGGCCTCTATGAGCCGGCGCACGTGCTGGCCACCGTCACCGTGCCCTCGGGCTGGGCGGTGCACGCCACGGGCGTGCCCATGGGTGAGATTCCGGAGCGGGATGGGCGGGTGCGCTACGCCTTCGCCGCCGCGGCGGTGCGCGACTTTCCCCTCTTCGTGTCGCGGGGCTACGCCAGCACCACCGCCACGGTGAATGGCGTCACGGTGGAGAGCCACTACGCCGCAACGGACCAGGCCGCGGGCGAGCGCGTGTTGAAGTACGCCACGTCGATGCTGGCGGAGTTCGAGCGCCGTCTGGGGCCGCTGCCGTACACGCACTTCCGCGTGGTGCAGGCGCCGCTGTCGGGAGGCGCGGGCGGCATGGAGTTCCCGGGGCTGGTCACCATCGCGACGCAGCTGTACCGCGGCGCGGCGGGGGCCTCCGAGATGCTGGGCGGCGGCATGCCGGGCATGGAGGACCTGGAGGCGATGCTGGGCATGCTGGGGCAGAGCGGGGGCGGGGGCGGGGTGCTGGGGCAGCTCAACGGCGCCATGGAGCGCACGCTGGAGTTCACCGTGGCGCACGAGGTGGCGCACCAGTACTTCGCGGGGCTCGTGGGCTCGGACCCCATCCTGGAGCCGGTGGTGGACGAGTCGCTGGCCCAGTACGCCGCGCTCCTCTACCTCGAATGGAAGCACGGCAAGAAGGTGGCGGAGTCGGTGCGCCAGGAGACGCTGGTGGGGCAGTACCACCTGTACCGGATGACGGGTGGGAAGGACGGCCGCGCGGACCGGCCCACGGGCCACTTCGCGGATGAGATGGAGTACGGCGCGCTCGTCTACGGCAAGGCGCCCCTGCTGCACCACGCCTCGCGGAAGCTGGTGGGAGACGCCGCCTTCCTCAAGGCCCTGCGCGCCTACGTGGACACGTACCGCTTCAAGTGGACGTGCAAGGACTGCTTCACGAAGGAGCTGGCGAAGGCGAGCCCCGCCAACGCGAGCGCGCTGGAGCGGCTGCGCACGCGCTGGTGGCGGGAGGCGAAGGGCGACGAGGATTTGGGCAAGCCCCGTCTGGAGTCGCTGTTGGGGGGCTTCGAGGGCCTGGAAGGACTGGAGGCCCTGCAGTCGCTGCCCGGCATGGACCTGGAGGCGCTCCAGGGCATGCAGGGCTTCGAGGCCTTCCAGGAGATGGACGCCCAGTCGAAGGAGCTGCTGGAGCAGCTCATCCCCGGGCTGATGGGGGAGTGA
- a CDS encoding PEGA domain-containing protein: MSLHRIVVFALVTVLAAPSAALAQDDFLAPLTSPSKPKTGKPKVVKKKPAKAPAKKPARAKAPAKGSKKPAAEDDLLLAPLTPVKTEVLVRMTGNVRGAKLFVDGKEFGVLSSAVVPVEVRPGEHHLLVRRQGYADFTRRIDVKSGTQAEVLVSMDATMGFATLTADVADAVVMVDGQQVGAVPQANVLLRPGSREIEFRAPGFKPDVHNITVFAGRTYEVTGNLRPLLDTSVATADVPKSPVLEPSSKLDPDDDTAPGLSFAGDPETPEVEGSKPWYGRWYVWAGIGAVVAAGTVGAVMATQGGASPLTSKEVCGSVDCDAVLGGIRSVRGGGARLQAPPPAGAIRF; encoded by the coding sequence ATGAGCCTCCACCGCATCGTCGTCTTCGCCCTGGTGACTGTCCTGGCCGCCCCTTCGGCCGCGCTCGCGCAGGATGACTTCCTGGCGCCGCTCACCTCGCCGTCGAAGCCCAAGACGGGCAAGCCCAAGGTGGTGAAGAAGAAGCCCGCGAAGGCGCCCGCCAAGAAGCCCGCGCGCGCGAAGGCGCCCGCGAAGGGAAGCAAGAAGCCCGCAGCCGAGGATGACCTGCTGCTGGCGCCGCTGACGCCCGTGAAGACGGAGGTGCTCGTCCGGATGACGGGCAACGTGCGCGGCGCGAAGCTGTTCGTGGATGGGAAGGAGTTCGGCGTCCTCTCCTCGGCCGTCGTGCCGGTGGAGGTCCGCCCGGGCGAGCACCACCTGTTGGTGCGCCGGCAGGGTTACGCCGACTTCACGCGGCGCATCGACGTGAAGTCGGGCACGCAGGCGGAGGTGCTGGTGTCCATGGACGCCACCATGGGCTTCGCCACGCTGACGGCGGACGTGGCGGACGCGGTGGTGATGGTGGACGGGCAGCAGGTGGGCGCCGTGCCGCAGGCCAACGTGTTGCTGCGCCCGGGCTCGCGTGAGATTGAGTTCCGGGCCCCGGGCTTCAAGCCGGACGTGCACAACATCACCGTCTTCGCGGGCCGGACGTACGAGGTGACGGGCAACCTGCGGCCCCTGCTGGACACGTCCGTGGCCACCGCCGACGTGCCGAAGAGCCCGGTGTTGGAGCCGTCCTCGAAGCTGGACCCCGACGACGACACGGCCCCGGGCCTGTCGTTCGCAGGGGACCCGGAGACGCCCGAGGTGGAGGGCTCCAAGCCGTGGTACGGCCGCTGGTACGTGTGGGCCGGCATTGGCGCGGTGGTCGCCGCCGGCACGGTGGGCGCGGTGATGGCGACGCAGGGTGGCGCCAGCCCGCTGACCTCCAAGGAAGTGTGCGGTTCCGTCGACTGTGATGCCGTCCTGGGTGGCATCCGCTCGGTGCGCGGTGGCGGTGCGCGGCTTCAGGCTCCTCCTCCGGCCGGCGCGATCCGCTTCTGA
- a CDS encoding cellulose synthase family protein, whose protein sequence is MTTVEIIFLGVYFSLLCVLGVYGSHRYRMAFLYYRHKFKLPTPKGKLESLPKVTIQLPIFNEMYVVERLVESVCRIDYPRDLLEIQVLDDSTDETCGIARACVERQRQKGHDIVYIHRVNRQGFKAGALENGLKLAKGQFVAVFDADFVPSPDFLMRTVPFFSDDKVGMVQVRWGHLNREFSLLTQAQSIFLDGHFIIEHTARNRAGCFFNFNGTAGIWRRDTISDAGGWQHDTLTEDLDLSYRAQLKGWQFVFLPEVISPAEVPVDMNAFKSQQHRWAKGSIQTAKKLLPTILKSDLPLVVKREAFFHLTNNMAYLLMVLLSVLMPISMVVRFQHGLYGTLFLDLPFFLTATASVCFFYVAAQRERGAKGWERVKYLPFLMSLGIGMAISNAKAVAEALLNQQSGFARTPKTGAEGKKAVTVKKAYRGSKSLLPLVELLFAAYFTGALWFAIDARIYTSVPFIVLFLAGFLYVGSSSLLQGLSGRMKLVESTPAVDAADEQPRRAA, encoded by the coding sequence ATGACCACCGTCGAGATCATCTTCCTGGGCGTCTATTTCAGTCTCTTGTGCGTGCTGGGAGTCTACGGCTCGCACAGGTACCGGATGGCGTTCCTGTACTACCGGCACAAGTTCAAGCTGCCGACGCCAAAGGGCAAGCTGGAGTCGCTGCCCAAGGTCACCATCCAGCTCCCCATCTTCAATGAGATGTACGTGGTGGAGCGCCTGGTGGAGTCGGTGTGCCGCATCGACTATCCGCGCGACCTGCTCGAAATCCAGGTCCTCGACGACTCGACGGATGAGACGTGTGGCATCGCCCGGGCGTGTGTGGAGCGTCAGCGCCAGAAGGGGCATGACATCGTCTACATCCACCGCGTCAACCGCCAGGGCTTCAAGGCGGGGGCGCTGGAGAACGGCCTGAAGCTGGCGAAGGGCCAGTTCGTGGCCGTGTTCGACGCGGACTTCGTGCCCAGCCCCGACTTCCTGATGCGCACCGTGCCGTTCTTCTCGGACGACAAGGTGGGCATGGTGCAGGTGCGCTGGGGCCACCTGAACCGTGAGTTCTCGCTGCTGACGCAGGCCCAGAGCATCTTCCTGGACGGGCACTTCATCATCGAGCACACCGCGCGCAACCGCGCGGGCTGCTTCTTCAACTTCAACGGCACCGCCGGCATCTGGCGCCGTGACACGATTTCCGACGCGGGCGGCTGGCAGCACGACACGCTCACCGAGGACCTGGACCTGAGCTACCGCGCCCAGTTGAAGGGCTGGCAGTTCGTGTTCCTGCCCGAGGTCATCTCCCCGGCCGAGGTGCCGGTGGACATGAACGCCTTCAAGAGCCAGCAGCACCGCTGGGCCAAGGGCTCCATCCAGACGGCGAAGAAGCTGCTGCCCACCATTCTCAAGAGCGACCTGCCGCTGGTGGTGAAGCGCGAGGCGTTCTTCCACCTCACCAACAACATGGCGTACCTGTTGATGGTGCTGCTGTCGGTGCTGATGCCCATCAGCATGGTGGTGCGTTTCCAGCACGGCCTCTACGGCACGCTGTTCCTGGACCTGCCCTTCTTCCTCACGGCCACCGCCAGCGTCTGCTTCTTCTACGTGGCGGCGCAGCGTGAGCGCGGCGCGAAGGGGTGGGAGCGGGTGAAGTACCTGCCGTTCCTCATGAGCCTGGGCATCGGCATGGCCATCAGCAACGCCAAGGCGGTGGCCGAGGCGCTGCTCAACCAGCAGTCGGGCTTCGCGCGCACGCCGAAGACGGGCGCCGAGGGCAAGAAGGCCGTCACCGTCAAGAAGGCGTACCGGGGCAGCAAGTCGCTGCTGCCGCTGGTGGAGCTGCTGTTCGCCGCTTACTTCACCGGCGCGCTGTGGTTCGCCATCGACGCGCGCATCTACACGTCGGTGCCCTTCATCGTCCTGTTCCTGGCGGGCTTCCTGTACGTGGGCAGCTCCAGCCTCCTGCAGGGACTGTCCGGCCGGATGAAGCTGGTGGAGTCCACCCCCGCGGTGGACGCCGCCGACGAGCAGCCCCGCCGCGCGGCCTGA
- a CDS encoding D-alanine--D-alanine ligase, with the protein MGKRVGVLMGGWGEEREISLKTGEAVVAALESRGHQVTRIFAGPGLDRALRAAELDVAFVALHGRMGEDGRVQGLLELLELPYTGSGVLASALAMNKPFAKRLFRLHNLATPHGYTVAREDAWRALALHGDLGFPCVVKPACGGSSVGLAVVREPEALAFAVAQASRFGGEALVERYVTGREVTVGIVGGQVLGSCEVATPREGFDFDAKYKGGAAYFCPPRLSPTRVANVEALALAAYRALGCRGQARVDLMCSDTENDVVLEVNTLPGFTPTSLLPKIAARAGLDFAALTERILALATRDEAGVLEAPAVENPPGLGAPRRAVS; encoded by the coding sequence ATGGGCAAGCGCGTGGGAGTGCTGATGGGCGGGTGGGGCGAGGAGCGGGAGATTTCGCTCAAGACGGGAGAGGCCGTGGTGGCGGCGCTCGAGTCCCGGGGCCATCAGGTGACCCGCATCTTCGCGGGGCCGGGCCTGGACCGCGCACTGCGCGCGGCCGAGCTGGACGTGGCCTTCGTCGCGCTCCATGGGCGCATGGGCGAGGACGGCCGGGTGCAGGGCCTGCTGGAGTTGCTGGAGCTGCCGTACACGGGCTCGGGCGTGCTGGCGTCGGCGCTGGCCATGAACAAGCCCTTCGCGAAGCGGCTCTTCCGCCTGCACAACCTGGCCACACCCCATGGCTACACGGTGGCGCGCGAGGACGCGTGGCGCGCCCTGGCCCTGCACGGCGACCTGGGCTTCCCGTGCGTGGTGAAGCCCGCGTGCGGCGGCTCGTCGGTGGGGCTGGCCGTGGTGCGTGAGCCGGAGGCGCTGGCGTTCGCGGTGGCGCAGGCCAGCCGGTTCGGCGGCGAGGCCCTGGTGGAGCGCTACGTAACGGGCCGGGAAGTCACGGTGGGCATCGTCGGAGGCCAGGTGCTGGGCAGCTGCGAGGTGGCCACGCCGCGCGAGGGCTTCGACTTCGATGCCAAGTACAAGGGCGGGGCCGCGTACTTCTGCCCACCCCGGCTGTCTCCTACGCGCGTGGCCAACGTGGAGGCCCTGGCGCTGGCGGCCTACCGCGCGCTGGGCTGCCGCGGGCAGGCGCGGGTGGACCTGATGTGCTCGGACACGGAGAACGACGTGGTGCTGGAGGTGAACACGCTGCCGGGCTTCACCCCCACCAGCCTGTTGCCGAAAATCGCCGCCAGGGCGGGGCTGGACTTCGCCGCGCTGACGGAGCGCATCCTGGCGCTGGCCACCCGTGACGAAGCCGGTGTCCTGGAGGCCCCCGCCGTAGAGAATCCGCCGGGCCTGGGCGCACCTCGCCGCGCGGTGAGCTGA
- a CDS encoding PEGA domain-containing protein: MRPSNVRAVHAALSGWLVGLLAVGPAAAQTPVSSRLVPRALSAATADAPADAASVTVVAIALDAAARGDAARLAREAELAVTRSGRLKLVRLSDALDADGQRERQAREDEAAEAMKAGQRAYDELDTEKALEHFDKAVRGYEGADLSQRFTELSRARVMKAASQVANGENTAAQLEIRTALALNPEARFSPNFFPPEEMTFVEKERKAVLTGTKASLRVSTEPVPAQVFVDGQFRGISPVDVADLTAADHYVTVVAPGYALTQRREREGEVSLSLAPVAAQKGLQTFTEQAARKPESPERDAALRELGTLAGVSQVLALLVRGGAGTAPLEVTGLRLDVSDGHNQAYALGTVPRGDGLVDGSQALLAQLVSADAPRQDGKPVTHFAGGVSNTRRTVGYVLMATGVALLAGGVYFGMEASAKSDDFKRAAQNSSRAQDLKSTGKTYALVADVGILLGLASAGAGGYLAFANGGGGGSKSTSRASRPAPSPVPAAAPQDTPPAPKEAPAAEKEPLPMPPPPAQTAPASKQKEPGTSNKRAQEDEARQREEELRKRREEVERQRKELEERRKQEEAAAQREQEERRRQEERRREEEKKKRPALDDDDLRNY, from the coding sequence ATGCGACCTTCGAATGTGCGAGCGGTTCACGCCGCGTTGAGTGGATGGCTGGTGGGACTGCTGGCCGTGGGACCCGCGGCGGCGCAGACGCCGGTGTCCTCGCGGCTGGTACCCCGGGCCTTGAGCGCGGCGACGGCGGATGCGCCGGCCGATGCGGCATCGGTCACCGTGGTGGCCATTGCGTTGGACGCGGCGGCCCGTGGCGACGCGGCCCGGCTGGCGCGCGAGGCGGAGCTGGCGGTGACGCGCTCGGGGCGGCTGAAGCTGGTCCGCCTGTCGGACGCGTTGGACGCGGACGGGCAGCGCGAGCGTCAGGCCCGTGAGGACGAGGCCGCCGAGGCGATGAAGGCGGGCCAGCGCGCCTACGACGAGCTCGATACCGAGAAGGCGCTCGAGCACTTCGACAAGGCGGTGCGCGGCTACGAGGGCGCCGACCTCTCCCAGCGCTTCACCGAGCTGAGCCGCGCGCGGGTGATGAAGGCCGCGTCGCAGGTGGCCAACGGTGAGAACACCGCCGCGCAGCTGGAGATTCGCACCGCGCTGGCGCTGAACCCGGAGGCGCGCTTCTCGCCCAACTTCTTCCCGCCGGAGGAGATGACCTTCGTGGAGAAGGAGCGCAAGGCGGTGCTCACCGGCACCAAGGCCAGCTTGCGCGTGAGCACCGAGCCGGTACCGGCCCAGGTGTTCGTGGACGGCCAGTTCCGGGGCATCTCGCCGGTCGACGTCGCCGACCTCACGGCCGCGGACCACTACGTGACGGTGGTGGCGCCGGGCTACGCGCTGACGCAGCGCCGGGAGCGCGAGGGCGAGGTCAGCTTGTCGCTGGCCCCCGTGGCGGCGCAGAAGGGCCTGCAGACGTTCACCGAGCAGGCGGCGCGCAAGCCGGAGAGCCCGGAGCGCGACGCGGCCCTGCGTGAGCTGGGAACGCTCGCGGGCGTGTCCCAGGTGCTGGCGCTCCTGGTGCGCGGTGGCGCCGGGACCGCGCCGCTGGAGGTGACGGGGCTGCGCCTGGACGTGTCGGATGGCCACAACCAGGCCTATGCGCTGGGGACGGTGCCGCGCGGGGATGGGCTGGTGGATGGTTCGCAGGCGCTGCTGGCGCAGCTGGTGTCGGCGGATGCGCCGCGCCAGGACGGAAAGCCGGTGACGCACTTCGCGGGTGGCGTCAGCAACACGCGCCGTACCGTGGGCTACGTGCTGATGGCCACCGGCGTGGCGCTGCTGGCCGGCGGCGTCTACTTCGGCATGGAGGCCTCCGCGAAGTCGGATGACTTCAAGCGCGCGGCGCAGAACAGCAGCCGCGCCCAGGACCTCAAGAGCACGGGCAAGACGTACGCGCTGGTGGCCGACGTCGGCATCCTCCTGGGCCTCGCGTCGGCGGGCGCGGGCGGCTACCTGGCCTTCGCCAACGGTGGCGGCGGTGGTTCGAAGTCGACCTCCCGTGCGAGCCGCCCCGCGCCGTCTCCCGTCCCCGCGGCCGCGCCGCAGGACACGCCTCCCGCGCCGAAGGAGGCCCCCGCCGCGGAGAAGGAGCCGTTGCCCATGCCTCCGCCTCCCGCGCAGACGGCGCCTGCCTCGAAGCAGAAGGAGCCCGGCACGTCCAACAAGCGCGCGCAGGAGGACGAGGCGCGCCAGCGCGAGGAAGAGCTCCGCAAGCGCCGTGAAGAGGTGGAGCGCCAGCGCAAGGAGCTGGAGGAGCGGCGCAAGCAGGAGGAGGCCGCGGCGCAGCGCGAGCAGGAAGAGCGGCGTCGGCAGGAGGAGCGGCGGCGAGAGGAAGAGAAGAAGAAGCGGCCCGCACTCGACGATGACGATCTCCGGAACTACTAG